The Flavivirga eckloniae genomic interval GACAGAACGAAGCTTTTTGGCAAGTTTGGTATCTTTATTGTGGCTAAAGATTAAACCCTTTGGCTATTATGAAAAAAAACTTCTTGATTTTAGCTTCCATCGTCTTTCTTTTTTCTTGTGATAAAAAAGAAAAGTATCAAGGAAAATGGACTAATAGTTATTTAAAACCTAGTTATTATTATAATGAAGCCAAAAGTATTGTTATTGAAAACGATTCTATAAAGTTTAATTATACTTATTTTGATTTTTGGAATAAATATCCACTAAAAATCGAAAAAGAAAAATTTAAATTCAATAATATAACTATCAGTGCATTAGTCGAAGAAGACACATTGACTCTAAATGATTCCATTTATCTTTTAAAAAATTATCACGACACTTTATATTGGGTTAAACCATTATTAAAAATTGATCTACCTAAAGTTTCAGAATTAACTAAAACTACTAAAAAAAATAATGATTTAATAAATTATGTTTATTATGGAAAAAGGTTAGATAATGGAAAACCCTGCTTACAACTAAATGATAAATATGCTGAAATAAATGAATTACCTGAATTTTTGAGTTATTCAAGAGGCAGTAGAAGAGAAGAATTAACTCCTTTTCATTCTACTTTTCTATTTATTGACAAGACAATTCCCATGAAATTTATTGAAGATATTTTTTATAATTTAAAAATTGTTAATCAATTAAAAGTTTGTTTTATAAATAACATACACTTAATGTACAATGACTCAATTGGGTTTTATTATAATTACGAGAAGTTAACAAAAAAATTACCTCCCTTTCGAGAAGATGACAACTATAGTACCAACACTTCTACTAGTAGTTATAACATCCCTCCTACACTCCTTTTTTACTATCCTTTTTTTGACGATTTTACACCTAAAGCAAAATTTATACTCCTAAAAAAAGATAAAATTTATTATAATAATAAAACCATTAACCTTTCCGATTTAAAACCACTTATAAAACCATGGGTTAAAAATAATGACGTAATATTCAGTCTTTATGATTTACAATCTACTTATGGCAGTTTTTTAGAAATGAATGCCATTATTAATTCTGTTTATAATGAGGCTAGAAAAAATCAAGCTCTACTTAAATTCAATAAAAAACTCCACCAATTAAGCCGTGAAGAAATGACTGAAATTAAAATGAAAATTCGCATGTATCATACCTGGAGTTTTTCTATTCCTCATTATAATACTATAGTCGAAAACAATAATTCATTTTTTGGGCTAGAAGTCAATTCTATTAATTAAATTGTAATCCTAACATGGGATTCCTGCCTCCGCAGGAAGTTAAATATGGCAAAACACAACGAACTAGGAAAAAAAGGTGAGCAATTAGCAGTCGATTTTTTATTGGAAAAAGGTTATGATATTGTCGAGCGTAATTACCGTTTTGATAAAGCTGAAGTTGATATTATTGCTCAACAAAAAGACACGCTAGCTATTATTGAAGTTAAAACACGTTCGACAAATGATTTTGGCAATCCGCAGGATTTTGTAAAACCAAAACAAATTCAACGCTTAGTAAAGGCTGTTGACGAATATGTAAATGTGAATAATTTAGAAGTTGAAGTCCGTTTTGACATTATAGCCATCGTAAAAGAAGGAACTGGTTTCAATATTGAGCATTTGGAAGACGCTTTTTATCATTTTTGACATTCAATGTCATCCTGAACTTGTTTCAGGATCTCATAAATTCAGCAGATAACCACGTCGTTACGCTCCTCGTTATGACAAAACTAGTCTTTCTCAAAAAACAATTTTAAAGCTCCAAAGTCTTCTGGTTTCGATATGATGTGCTTGTCCTTATCCAGTACAAAATAGGTTGGTGTTGCAGTAACTCCATAATCATTACCAATTTCATTATCCCATTTACCTTCTCCATAAACATGAATGAATTCTGGATACTTAGCTTTTAACTCTTTCCATTTTAACGCATCATTTTCTAAGGCTATAGCTATAACCTGAACTTTTCCTTTTTCTTTAACCTTAATATAGGCTTGTAATTGCGGAACCTCATCTAAACAATGCGAACACGTGCTACTCCAAAATACAAGAATATAACGCTCTGCTAAATCTAACGTACTTAACTTTTTAGTAAGTGTTTTTTTGTTTTTTTCTATTTCTAAAGAAAAATCCGGTGCCTCACTACCTAATGAAAGGTTTTTAAACAGCATTAAACCGTGCAAAAGTTCTTGGTCGTTTAATGATACTGCGATGTCCATTAAATAGGCTTCTGCTATGTAATTGGCAACACTCTCAAAGTTTAGATCTGCCATTTGTTGCCATAGGCTAACCAATAAAATTCTTTTAACTTTTATTGGTGCTTTTTTCATAGCTGTATAAAACACATCTATGCTTTTCTTATAACTGGTTATTTCATCTACCGGGTTAAACGATACGCCAAAAACATAATTAAGCATGCGTTCCTCTAAAAAACTAGAGCTTTGAAGTGTTTCATTATTAAAATCTACATAATCGAAATAATGTTTCTTCAAGTTGCTTACATACGTTTCAACATCTTTAAATTTCTTAGGTACGTATGGCTTATTGGCTTTTATAAAACTGAGCGCAATTGTGCTTTTTGCAGCAGCTTCATAATTAGATTGTGTTTCTTCCTGGGTTTTAAAAATAGCTTTTAAAGCCAGTGTATCTTCACTTTTTTGTCTGAAATAATTTCCGATACTCTGCGTAACCATAGACATACTATCGGTATAAGATGTCAATAATTTGTTTTCTATCGATTTTTTAAACTTAACGCCTGTTTCAGAATTAAACGTAAGTGCTATATCTTCTTTTCCGTTATAAATAACATCAAAATTATAATCTTCTTGAGGTATGGCATAAACAATTCTGTAAATCCCTTTGGTTGCGGTAGAATCTAACTGAAACTGAAAACTACCGTCTTCTTCTACTTTTACATTTGCGATATACTCGGAAACTGTTGGGGTTACCCTATACAACAAAGCCACTTCATACTCTTTCGCTGGCGAAAATTTACCATCAATTGTGTGCTGGGCAATAAGAATGCTTGGTAATAAAACGGTTAAAAAAAATAAGCGATTCAAAATCATACTTTATTTAGGTTCCTATTGTTACTGAAACAACTCTGGAATACTATTTTTATACAAAACCCTGATATTCTGCATCAAGGTGTTTTTTTTAATTAGACAATAACTAAGCCACGATTGGCTTTAATACTTTTAGTGCTTGCTCTACCGATTTTACATTATCGAACGAAAGCATTAAACGCAATCCGTTTCGGGTTTGTTTTTCTTTCATTTTACAATCGTTCGGATGTGTTTGAACAAACTTTAAAACTTTTGTAAAGTTACTACTTTGATAGAAACTGCTTTGCTGATCATTAATAAAATAACCTATAAATTTTCCTTGTTTCATAATAACTTTTTCGAAGCCTATTTTAGTAGCTATCCACTTAATTTGGACACTATTTAACAAATCGGTCACTTGCTCTGGTAATTCCCCAAAACGATCTAATAACTCCGACTTAAAAATACTTAACTCTTCTTCTGTTTTTAAATTATTAAGTTGTGTGTATAAGTTTAGTCGCTCTGCAATGTTATTAACGTAATTATCTGGGAAGAGTAATTCAAAATCGGTATCGATCGTTACTTCTTTTACATAAACCTTATCTTCTTCATCTTCATTATACAAGTCTTTAAACTCATTTTCTTTAAGTTCTTCTATGGCTTCATTTAATATTTTTTGATAGGTGTCAAATCCTATTTCGTTTATAAAGCCACTTTGTTCACCCCCAAGTAAATCCCCCGCTCCGCGAATCTCTAAATCCTTCATGGCTATGTTAAAGCCACTTCCCAGTTCGGTAAACTGTTCTAGAGCAGTAATACGCTTTCTGGCATCATCGGTCATAGCAGAATATTCTGGTGTAATAAAATAACAAAATGCTTTTTTATTACTTCGTCCTACACGTCCTCGCATTTGATGCAAATCACTTAATCCAAAGTTATTCGCATTATTAATAAAAATAGTATTGGCATTTGGTACGTCAAGTCCGCTTTCAACTATAGTCGTACTAACCAAAACATCAAAGGCACCATCCATAAATGCCAACATAAGTTGTTCTAATTTTTTTCCGTCCAATTGTCCATGTCCTATACCAATTTTAGCATCTGGCACCAAACGCTGGATCATGCCTGCTACTTCTTTAATATTTTCAATACGGTTATGGATAAAAAATATTTGTCCGCCACGTTCAATTTCATAACTAACGGCATCACGAATAGCATCTTCATTGAAACGAATGACATGACTTTCTATTGGATAACGGTTTGGAGGCGGTGTTGTTATAACCGATAAATCCCTGGCCGCCATTAAACTAAACTGAAGTGTTCTAGGTATTGGTGTTGCGGTAAGTGTTAATACATCAACATTATCTTTTATAGTTTTTAGTTTTTCCTTTACGGCTACTCCAAACTTTTGCTCTTCATCAACAACGAGCAACCCTAAATCTTTAAACTTTACGTTTTTATTTACGAGTTGATGTGTTCCTATAATAATATCTACAGTTCCTTTTTCTAACCCTTCTAGGGTTTCTCTTTTCTCCTTACCTGTTCTAAATCGGTTTACATAATCTACCGTTACGGGAAAATCCTTTAATCGCCCCCTAAACGTTCTATAATGCTGATATGCCAATATAGTTGTTGGCACTAAAACTGCAACTTGTTTACCGTTATCGACCGCCTTGAATGCTGCACGAATAGCGACTTCTGTTTTACCAAAACCAACATCGCCACAAACCAGTCTGTCCATTGGGCGCTCGCTTTCCATATCGGCTTTAATATCTGCAGTAGCTGTACTTTGATCTGGTGTGTCTTCGTAAATAAAGGAGGCTTCCAACTCATGTTGCATGTAGCTATCTGGGTTGTACTGGTAACCCTTCTCTGTTTTACGTTTCGCGTATAATTTTATCAGGTTAAATGCCACATGTTTTACACGGGCTTTGGTTTTCTGTTTTAAGGTTTTCCAGGCATTGCTACCTAGTTTATATATTTTAGGTGGTTTCCCATCTTTACCATTAAATTTGGTGATTTTGTGTAACGAGTGAATGCTTAAATACAGTACGTCCCGTTCACCATAAACCAATTTTATAGCTTCTTGTTTTTTACCTTCTACATCTATTTTTTGTAAACCTCCAAAACGCCCAATACCATGATCGATATGGGTTACATAATCGCCAATATCTAAATTAGTAAGTTCTTTTAGTGTTATAGCTTGCTTTTTAGCATAACCGCTTTTAAGATGAAATTTATGATAACGCTCAAAAATTTGATGATCTGTATAGCATACAATTTTATTATCATGATCTATAAACCCTTGGTGTAAGGACAAAACAATTGTTTTATAATGTACCTCATCATCTATACTTTTATCTGCACTAATATCTTCGAAAATATCATGAAAACGTTTCGCTTGTTGCTCGCTAACGCATGCTATATAGTTGGTAAATCCTTTGTTATGATTTGCAATTAAATCCTCTATTAAAAGATTGAATTGTTTATTGAATGATGGCTGTGGTTTAGTATTAAATTCAATAGAGAGAGATGTATCTTTTGCACTCGACATAGTAGTAGAACTACCAAACTCAATAATTGAAAAATTTAATAATTGTTCTTTTAATAGTTGTGAATTACAGAACAGTTCGTTTGGCTCGGCGTGTTTAATATCTTTTGAAAGCGTTTTGAACGCTTCTTCCGCTTTACCGTAAAAATCATCGATTCTTGAAAAGAGTAAATCGACATTTTTTAGGCATATTACTGTTTTCTGAGCAATGTATTTAAAAAAACTTTGTCGCTTTTCTTCCAGAAACTTGTTAGCTACATTAGGAATAATGTTAATCTTTTTAATTTGGTCTATAGACAGTTGTGTTTCTACATCGAAGGTTCGAATACTATCTACTTCATCTCCAAAAAACTCAATTCTAAACGGTTCGTCGTGCGAAAACGAAAATACATCTACTATCCCACCTCGTACCGAAAACTCTCCTGGCTCTGATACAAAATCGACACGTTTAAATTGATATTCGAACAAGACTTCGTTTACAAAGTCTATAGACAAATTATCGCCAACTCCTACTTTTAACGTATTCCGCTCCAGCTCCTTTCTAGTGACTACTTTTTCGAAAAGCGCATCTGGATAAGTAACTATTATTGCCGGTTTTTTCTGTGAGTTTATGCGGTTTAAAACCTCTGCCCGTAACAATACATTCGCATTATCGGTTTCTTCTATTTGGTATGGTCTACGGTAGCTTCCTGGATAGAACAATACATCTTTATCTCCGCAAAGCTGTTCTAGGTCGTTTAAATAAAATGCCGCTTCTTCTTTATCGTTAAAAACAAGCAAAAATGGTTTGTCTGCTTGTTTAAAAATACTCGAAATTACGAATGAAAATGAAGAACCAACAAGTCCTTTTAAATGCAGTTTAGGTTTGTCTTGAGAATGAGTTTGGGCAATAGTTGTCTGCAGATTTTGCATTTGCAAAGTCTGTTCGTAGGTTTTAGCGATCATGATTTCACTCACGTAATGTTTTATTTAATAAAATCACAAATATAGTGCTTACTCTGTTTTTTATGTTAATTATAAATAAAATTTACACCTTTTCAAGGTTGTAATTTACTGTTATACACTTGTTAACTCTTAGGAAATAAAGTTTAACCTTTTCTTAAAACGGCGCTCTTCTATATTTTAAAGCGCTTCCAAGGTCTATCCACAACCACTTCCCGCTTACTAATCACCTAAGAAAATACTTTTTTGCTTATATTTTTCTTGTTCATTTTTATTTGTTAATTTGGACTGAGTAGAAGCACTTTATATTATTTTCATTTCATATAAAAAATATGTAGGTTTGCACGACTTTAAAAACAAAAAATAATAAAAAATATGTCGTTTTCGAATTTATTTGATAGTGGATTTAAGAAGCGTAATGAAAGTCATTTCGCAGCTATTGTTCGTGTTGCCATGGAGGATGGTATCATCACCAATGAGGAACAAGCA includes:
- a CDS encoding TlpA family protein disulfide reductase codes for the protein MILNRLFFLTVLLPSILIAQHTIDGKFSPAKEYEVALLYRVTPTVSEYIANVKVEEDGSFQFQLDSTATKGIYRIVYAIPQEDYNFDVIYNGKEDIALTFNSETGVKFKKSIENKLLTSYTDSMSMVTQSIGNYFRQKSEDTLALKAIFKTQEETQSNYEAAAKSTIALSFIKANKPYVPKKFKDVETYVSNLKKHYFDYVDFNNETLQSSSFLEERMLNYVFGVSFNPVDEITSYKKSIDVFYTAMKKAPIKVKRILLVSLWQQMADLNFESVANYIAEAYLMDIAVSLNDQELLHGLMLFKNLSLGSEAPDFSLEIEKNKKTLTKKLSTLDLAERYILVFWSSTCSHCLDEVPQLQAYIKVKEKGKVQVIAIALENDALKWKELKAKYPEFIHVYGEGKWDNEIGNDYGVTATPTYFVLDKDKHIISKPEDFGALKLFFEKD
- the mfd gene encoding transcription-repair coupling factor, with amino-acid sequence MQNLQTTIAQTHSQDKPKLHLKGLVGSSFSFVISSIFKQADKPFLLVFNDKEEAAFYLNDLEQLCGDKDVLFYPGSYRRPYQIEETDNANVLLRAEVLNRINSQKKPAIIVTYPDALFEKVVTRKELERNTLKVGVGDNLSIDFVNEVLFEYQFKRVDFVSEPGEFSVRGGIVDVFSFSHDEPFRIEFFGDEVDSIRTFDVETQLSIDQIKKINIIPNVANKFLEEKRQSFFKYIAQKTVICLKNVDLLFSRIDDFYGKAEEAFKTLSKDIKHAEPNELFCNSQLLKEQLLNFSIIEFGSSTTMSSAKDTSLSIEFNTKPQPSFNKQFNLLIEDLIANHNKGFTNYIACVSEQQAKRFHDIFEDISADKSIDDEVHYKTIVLSLHQGFIDHDNKIVCYTDHQIFERYHKFHLKSGYAKKQAITLKELTNLDIGDYVTHIDHGIGRFGGLQKIDVEGKKQEAIKLVYGERDVLYLSIHSLHKITKFNGKDGKPPKIYKLGSNAWKTLKQKTKARVKHVAFNLIKLYAKRKTEKGYQYNPDSYMQHELEASFIYEDTPDQSTATADIKADMESERPMDRLVCGDVGFGKTEVAIRAAFKAVDNGKQVAVLVPTTILAYQHYRTFRGRLKDFPVTVDYVNRFRTGKEKRETLEGLEKGTVDIIIGTHQLVNKNVKFKDLGLLVVDEEQKFGVAVKEKLKTIKDNVDVLTLTATPIPRTLQFSLMAARDLSVITTPPPNRYPIESHVIRFNEDAIRDAVSYEIERGGQIFFIHNRIENIKEVAGMIQRLVPDAKIGIGHGQLDGKKLEQLMLAFMDGAFDVLVSTTIVESGLDVPNANTIFINNANNFGLSDLHQMRGRVGRSNKKAFCYFITPEYSAMTDDARKRITALEQFTELGSGFNIAMKDLEIRGAGDLLGGEQSGFINEIGFDTYQKILNEAIEELKENEFKDLYNEDEEDKVYVKEVTIDTDFELLFPDNYVNNIAERLNLYTQLNNLKTEEELSIFKSELLDRFGELPEQVTDLLNSVQIKWIATKIGFEKVIMKQGKFIGYFINDQQSSFYQSSNFTKVLKFVQTHPNDCKMKEKQTRNGLRLMLSFDNVKSVEQALKVLKPIVA
- a CDS encoding YraN family protein, giving the protein MAKHNELGKKGEQLAVDFLLEKGYDIVERNYRFDKAEVDIIAQQKDTLAIIEVKTRSTNDFGNPQDFVKPKQIQRLVKAVDEYVNVNNLEVEVRFDIIAIVKEGTGFNIEHLEDAFYHF